One genomic segment of Camelus ferus isolate YT-003-E chromosome 19, BCGSAC_Cfer_1.0, whole genome shotgun sequence includes these proteins:
- the HRH3 gene encoding histamine H3 receptor encodes MERSPPDGPLNASGALTGEAEAAGGARGFSAAWTAVLAALMALLIVATVLGNALVMLAFVADSSLRTQNNFFLLNLAISDFLVGAFCIPLYVPYVLTGRWPFGRGLCKLWLVVDYLLCTSSVFNIVLISYDRFLSVTRAVSYRAQQGDTRRAVWKMVLVWVLAFLLYGPAILSWEYLSGGSSIPEGHCYAEFFYNWYFLITASTLEFFTPFLSVTFFNLSIYLNIQRRTRVRLDGACEAAGSEPMPEAQPSPLPAASGCWGCWQKGCGEAVPLHQHGAGVSEVAPGTEAGEVALGGGSGGGALASPTSSSGSSSRGTERPRSLKRGSKPSVSSTSLEKRMKMVSQSITQRFRLSRDKKVAKSLAVIVSIFGLCWAPYTLLMIIRAACHGHCIPDYWYETSFWLLWANSAVNPVLYPLCHHSFRRAFTKLLCPQKLKLQPHSSLEHCWK; translated from the exons ATGGAGCGCTCTCCGCCCGACGGGCCGCTGAACGCGTCGGGGGCGCTGACGGGCGAGGCggaggcggcgggcggggcgcgcGGCTTCTCCGCCGCCTGGACCGCCGTGCTGGCGGCGCTCATGGCGCTGCTCATCGTGGCCACGGTGCTGGGCAATGCGCTGGTCATGCTCGCCTTTGTGGCCGACTCGAGCCTTCGCACACAGAACAACTTCTTTCTGCTCAACCTCGCCATCTCCGACTTCCTCGTGG GGGCCTTCTGCATCCCACTGTACGTGCCCTACGTGCTGACTGGCCGCTGGCCCTTTGGCCGGGGCCTCTGTAAGCTGTGGCTGGTGGTGGACTACCTGCTCTGCACCTCGTCCGTCTTCAACATTGTCCTCATCAGCTATGACCGCTTCCTGTCGGTCACCCGAGCC GTCTCCTACCGGGCGCAGCAGGGTGACACGCGGCGGGCAGTGTGGAAGATGGTGCTGGTGTGGGTGCTGGCCTTCCTGCTGTATGGCCCGGCCATCCTCAGCTGGGAGTACCTGTCGGGGGGCAGCTCCATCCCCGAGGGTCACTGCTACGCTGAGTTCTTCTACAACTGGTACTTTCTCATCACGGCCTCCACCCTTGAGTTCTTCACACCCTTCCTGAGTGTCACCTTCTTCAACCTGAGCATCTACCTGAACATCCAGAGGCGCACGCGCGTCCGGCTGGATGGGGCGTGCGAGGCGGCGGGCTCGGAGCCCATGCCCGAGGCCCAGCCCTCTCCGCTGCCCGCCGCCTCcggctgctggggctgctggcaGAAGGGGTGCGGGGAAGCCGTGCCGCTGCATCAGCATGGGGCTGGGGTCAGTGAGGTGGCCCCAGGcactgaggctggggaggtggcccTCGGGGGTGGCAGCGGTGGGGGTGCCTTGGCCTCACCCACCTCCAGCTCCGGCAGCTCCTCGAGGGGCACCGAGCGGCCCCGCTCGCTCAAGAGGGGCTCTAAGCCATCTGTGTCCTCAACATCTCTGGAGAAGCGCATGAAGATGGTGTCCCAGAGCATCACCCAGCGCTTCCGGCTCTCGCGGGACAAGAAGGTGGCCAAGTCACTGGCAGTCATCGTGAGCATCTTTGGGCTCTGCTGGGCCCCGTACACTCTCCTGATGATCATCCGGGCCGCCTGCCACGGCCACTGCATCCCTGACTACTGGTACGAGACGTCCTTCTGGCTGCTGTGGGCCAACTCAGCTGTCAACCCTGTCCTCTACCCGCTGTGCCACCACAGCTTCCGCCGAGCCTTCACCAAGCTGCTCTGCCCCCAGAAGCTCAAGCTCCAGCCCCACAGCTCCCTGGAGCACTGCTGGAAGTGA